TTTCTGAGCTAACAGTTCTTTGTTCCTGTTAAAAGCGGCTTTATTCTGATCCAGCCTTGCCTGGAAAGAGTTAAGCGAAGCAGCAGAATTCGCGAGCTGGGCCTGTGTCTGGCTTACGGAGGCAGCAGCCTTATCTACCATGGAGCCATAAATATCCGCGTATATGCGTGCCAGTACCTGTCCCTTTTTTACGGAATCGCCCTCCTGTACAAGGAGGTCGGTGATTTCTCCGGATACGTCGGAGCTGACTTTTACCTCTGTTTCGGGATAAATCTTGCCGCTGGCGGTAACCACCTCTATAATATTACGGTTAGCAGCTTTGTCTACAGCAACTTTAATACCTTCATCTTTACCGATAACTCCGGACGCTTTCAGTACCAGGAGTAAAATAACAAATGAACAAAGTATGCCTATGAGCCAGTAAAGTGTCTTTTTCTTCATAAAGCAATTAATTTCCGGGAATCGCTACAGCGATATTTTCTGGTCTCTGTAGAACTCCAGCAATTTCATTTTAAATATATAGTCGTATTGGGCTATTACTCTATTAGTTTGCGCCTGGTACAATTTACTTTGTGTGGTGATATAATCAATTGTATTCATCAGCCCCAGATTAAACCGTTTGGTCGCAAAATCATATGCTTTCTGTGCGGACATTACCCCCGTGGTGGTGGAATGAAATTTCTGCAGCGCAGCTACGGCATTTGCGTGGGCAGTGTAAATATCCTGCTTCAGTTTCTGACGGTTCAGATCCCGGGTCAGTTCCTGATTCTGTATGGTAGCTTTTGCTTTGGCCACTGCCGTGCGCTGCTGCCAGCCATTAAAGATAGGAATGTTCATTCCAATACCTATTGTTTTCCGGAATGTATTGTCGATCTGTTCATTGAAAGGTATTAACTTATTATTCCGGTCGAAATAGTTATTGGCGTAATAAGTGTTCAGCCCTCCCTGTATACCCAATGAAGGATACAGCTGTGATTTGGTCGCCTGCCAGGATTTTTGGGCGCTTTTGATCATCAGTTCATCAGACTTTACCTGAGGATAATTGGTCAATGCTGCGCTGTAAACCATTTCAGGACCCATTTCCTGCAAAGGCGCCAAAGGCAGCGAGGCGATATTTTCCGGTACTTCAGGCTCGAAAGGAATCTCAAAACCGAGGTTCAGGTATGCCTTCTCCTGAAGTATAGAAAGAATAACATTATTTTTTGCGGTAACCAGGTTAGTACTATCAGAAGCCAGTTGTGCTTCCAGGTCGGCCTGATTACTTTCCGGCACGGAGCCGGCGATCACCAGTTTTTTGGTATTCTCCAGGTTAGAGGTGGTCAGGCGCACATTTTCTTCATTTACCTTTACCTGTTCTATGTTCAATAATATTTGCAGAAAAGCGGTAGCCACATTAAATGCCAGGTCGTTCCGGGCTTTTTCCAGCAGGAAGCTGTTGGCTTCTGCAGTATAGCGGTTGGCAGCTATGGTCCGTTGCTGGGCGAACCAGCTGAACAGGTTACCCTGCAGGTTAAGACCGCCACTGGCACTGAAATAGGTCTGGTTCACGTAGCTGTTGTCTGTCAGACTGGCCGACCTACCATCCGTATACCCTGCATTAGCAGAGCCACTGAGCGCAGGAATCCTCTGGAGCTTACTTTGCATATATGTCAGATCCGCCAGACGCTTTTGTACATCCTGTTGTTTAACACCTATGTTATGTTGCAACGCATAATCCACACACCTTTTAAGGCTCCACGTATCCTGGGCTTCAGCGGATATAGTGTTAGCAAACAATATGATCAGGAACATTCCTGTTATTCGGGATAGCTTCATAACAAACCAAAAATATAATAATTGCGACGATAGTTTCCGGCCGTTCTTGATAGAAGGCGAAAATTTAGTAGGTATGGCAGTATACTCCACTAATTGAGTGTACAACATAGTCTTTTTTTTACAAAAATTTAAAAAGTAATTCGCCTTTATTCATAGATATGACCGTCGCGAAGTTGGATGATCCGATTACCATATGTGGCATTGACATCCGAGTGGGTTACCTGAACAATGGTAATCTTGTCCTGCTCATTCAGGTGCTTGAACAGTTGCATGATCACCTTCGCCTGGTCGGAATGCAGGTTCCCGGTGGGTTCATCCGCCAATATCACGCGGGGTTCTGCCACAATAGCCCTGGCAATACCTACCAGTTGTTGCTGTCCTCCTGAGAGTTGATTGGGGAAAAGGTCTTTTTTGGCCACCATATTGAAACGGTCGAGTACATCAGCTACCCGGCTTTTTCTTTCCGAACTGCTGACATTTTTATATAAGAGCGGAGTTTCGATATTCTCGTAAACGGTCAGTTCATCGATCAGGTGATATGCCTGGAATACAAAACCTATAGCGCCGCGATGCAGCTGGGTTCTTTTCTTCTCGTTCATCTTATCTACCTTCTCCCCGTCGAACAGGTACTGTCCTTCAGAGGGTTCTTCCAATAATCCCATAATATGCAGCAGGGTAGATTTTCCCGATCCGGATGGTCCCATTATAGATACAAATTCTCCTTCGTTGATGGTAAGATCAATATCTTTCAGGATAAAGTTTCTTCCTAATCCCACTGGATAATATCTGGATATTTTCTGCAATTCAATCATGATCTGTCAATTTGTTTGTTGAATGAAATGTTTATATCTGCATATCGGTTTAGCAATATAATTAAAAGTAACCGGCCGGCTTATTCTGATCGCAAACTATCCACCGGGTTTCTCAGGGCAGCCTTTACCGATTGCATACTGGCCGTTGCCATGGCAATAATGATTGCTGCGCCCCCTGCCAGCAGGAACGCTCCGGCCGACATACCGGCATTATACGCAAATGAATTCAGCCAGTGTTGCATGGCATACCATGCCAGCGGAGAGGCAATAAGCAGTGCAATCATCACCAGCTTCATAAAATCCCTGGACAGCAGCAATACCACGCTGCCGGCGGAAGCTCCCAGCACTTTCCTGATCCCTATTTCCCGGGTACGCTGTTCTGCTGTAAATGCCACCAGCCCGAATAGCCCAAGACAAGCCACCAGTATAATGATCGTAGAGAACCCCGCCATTATATACCCGGTTTTGTACTCTTGGGTATACAGGTTATTAAAGTCTTCATCCATAAAATGATACTCGAATGGAATACCTTGCTGATATTCATTCCATAGCTTCCCGATGGCAGCGATCACCTGCTGATTATTCCCCGAAACTTTCACCAGTATCTGTCCAAACCAGTTGTATTCCGGAAAAACGATGATTGGCTCAATTTTGAGCTTCATCGACGCAAAGTGAAAATCTTTCATGACACCTTTTACCGTGCCCGCCCGGCCGTTCATCACCAGTCTTTTCCCCAACGCTGTTTCTGATGTCCATCCCAGCGCTTTTACGGCGGATTCATTCAGGAAGAAGTGGTATACCTGGTCTTTTTCCGCTTTCAGCACATCCTGTATATCAGCATTGGTAAGATCTGATCCGGCCAGGAGGGTGATACCCATTGTACGGAGATAATCTTTCTCTACCGGTATCGCTGTCAGGTTCATCCCAAATTCGGGACGTTTTCCTTCCACCTGGCCTATTGAATAGCCACCGCCAACTGCTACGGGGGAATCATAAGACGCACTCACCGACTGTACGCCTGCCTGCTGCAAGACACGCTCTTTAAATGCTGCCAGTTGCTGCTGGCCAAACCTCCCGCCAGACAGCACCAATACGCCGGACCTGTCGAGCCCCAATTGCTTATGCTGTATATAATGCAACTGCCGTTGTACCACCAGCGTACAGATAATAAAGAATACAGAGGCTGCAAACTGGAAAACAACCAGCGTTTTGCGAATACGCCTTCCACCCAGCGGCGTATGCCCTTTCAACGTTTGAACAGGCCGGAAGCGCGCCAGGAAAAAGGCCGGGTAAGTGCCGGCAACAAAAGCAGTAGTGATAAAAATGAGTGCGAGCAGCGCATATAGCCAGTAGCCGGTAGTGAAATCCAACACTAGTTTTACACCGACAATATTATTGAAAGATGGCAGCAATATCATTGCTATCAGTACCCCGACTATCAGTGCATAACCTGTAATAAGGAATGATTCTGCGATAAATTGCCAGAAAACCTGTCCTCTTACGGCTCCCAATGCCTTACGGACGCCAATCTCCCGGCTTCTTTCTGCAGAACGGGCTGTAGCGAGGTTTACAAAATTGATACAAGCCACCAGCAACAGGAGTATCGCTACAACGGTGAGTATACGGTTGTAACGGATGTCGCCGTATTGTTCTGATCCATCCTGGGCAAGGGAATGCAGATGTAAATCGCCCAGGGCTTCCGGCACAAGGTCGAGTGTCGCCCCTGCCGCCAGTACTTTACCAAACCGATCTTTGATATAACCCTGCAATTGCTGATGCAGTTTATCTGCCGGAATATTATCTGCCAGCATTACATAGGTGAGATAATTAGGTCTGTTCCAGTTATCCTTTTCTCCCAGAGAAGCGTAACTGGCAACAAAATCAAATTTAAGATGTGTATTGGCTGGCGGATCTTTTGCCACACCGGTCACCTGGTAACTTTTGTCGTCAATCTTCAGGAGCTTCCCCACAATATCTGTAGTACCAAAATATCTGCGCGCAGTGGAGGCCGACAAAACCACCATATCCGGCCCGTTTAATGCAGTGGCAGGATCTCCGGCTATCAGCGGAAAAGAGAACATCCGGAAGAAATCAGGATCTGTATAGATAAACTGCTTTTCGGTGGTTATTTTATCTCCATTCCGTACTGTTGACGCCGACGGATATACCCTGCTTACCATTTTCACACCGGAGAAATCCTTTATCAGCGGCGCCAGGGCGTTCATCGTCATAGCAGTATGCACGACCGGCTGGTCTTTTTCTCCGTAATCTGTTCGCATGCGATACAGCTGCTTTCCGTGCTCGTGAAAGCGGTCATAAGTCCATTCGTTCCGCAGATACAGCGATAGCAACAAAAAACAGCCTATCCCCACCGCAAGCCCGGTGACATTGATCAGCGTATATAATTTTCTTTTTACAAGGTTTCTTGCGGCAATCTTCAGGTAACTGATAAACATCCTGGTTGTTTTTATTGTTAAAAAAGAAAAACAGGGCGCGTAGATACGCACTCTGAATTGCTGTTCACTTGTTATTCTACTCGTAATGTTGCGACCGGATTTCGCACGGCGGCTTTCAATGTTTGTGCTCCTATTGCCAGCAGTGCTGTTGCAGCGGCAATACAGGCCGATAACACAAACATCCAGGGTTGCATATGAATACGATATGCAAACTGTTGCAACCATTGGTGCATCAGGTATCCTGCCACCGGCGACGCGATCGCCAATGCTATAATAATCAGCCGGACATACTCTCCGGAAAGCAGCGCTGTAATCTGCAGCACGCTTGCCCCGAGTACTTTCCTGACTCCGATTTCCTTCATCCGCTGTTCCGCCGCAAAAGCGGCCAGCCCCAACAAACCCATTCCTGCGATGAGAATAGTCAGCACCGTAAATCCGTCAAACAAGCCGGAGAGCCTGTCTTCCGCTGTGTACATCTTCTCAAAAGCCTCATCCAGAAAATTGTATTTAAACGGGCCTGCCGGATCATACGCAGTATAGATCTTCCTGATCTGCGCAATCAACGCAGGCAGATCCTGCTCCGGCGCTATTTTTACAAATAAACAGCCGGGGCTTTTACTTCCCCATAGCGCCGACGACGCTGTTTGCACAGTAATCCCCAATGGCGCAATCGCTGAATGAAGGGATTGAAAATGAAAATCTTTTACCACACCTATTACTTCCATTTTATTTCCTCCCAGGTTAACATACCTGCCCACAGGCGACGATGTAAATCCCAGGCGTTCCACCGCTACTTCATTCAGCACTATTTTTTCTTCCATACCTACCTGCGTCATATCCGCCGGAGGTATCTTCCATTGCAATCCTTCCATGTTCAATAAGGGGCGATCCATATCCATCATCCAGAGCGCCAGTCCCGGCCGGGGAGCTTCTTCCTGGATAAACCACATCCCAAGCCCTCCGTACAAAGGATACCTGGCCGTTCCGGTTTCCAATACCCCATTCAGCTCACTCACCTGCTGGCGATAGGCCTGATAGTGGTTTCCCATGGAACTCTGAAATGGCAGCATCAGGATATTTGCTTTACTGATTCCTGTATTGGTGTGGCGGAAGAAATAAAGCTGCCGGTTAATGACTATGCTGCAAATGATCAACAGGGTAGCCATACTGAATTGAGCTACCGTCAATACCTTTCTGACGGATGCACCGCCACTGCTTTTTCTCATCTTCCCCGACAATACCGTTATCGGGTTATAACGCGATAGCACAAACGAAGGGTAGCTCCCGGCCACCACAATAGTGATCAGCAGTAAGGCGGCATATATCGTGAGTACGGTTGGATGAAAAAGAAAACGCAGGTCTGTTTTCAGCTGCAGCAGATTGAAAAACCAATTCCTACCGCAAAAACAAAGCCCCAGGGCTAGTAAAAAGGCCAGCACCGCATACAATGCAGACTCCACATAAAATTGCCGGGCTATATGCTTATGGCCTGCTCCCAACGCCTTTCTTACGCCTATTTCGCGGGCACGAACCGTTGCTCTGGCAGTAGAAAGACTCATATAATTGATCAGCGCCATCAGCAGCACCAGTATAGCCACTACCGGAAACAGTTTCAGATAACGCAAACTGAAACCGGGGTTGAATTGCGGGCTGGTATGCAAATCAGTAAACGGCACCAGCAAAGACCGTCCGGGCTCTCCGTCGGCTGCCTGTTGCCGGCTGATATTACCAGCCACCGCAGTGGCATGGGCCGGCGCATCCAGCTTCAGGTATACATTGAACATTCCCCCGACCCCCTGCGCGTCTGCTGCGAATTGCTTCAGCGACTCAATACCCGGTATACTGGCCATAGAAAGCAGGAAATCGGCCTTAATGGAAGAATTGGAAGGAGCATCGGCCATTACGCCGGTCACCTGGAAAAGATACTGGCTATTGTAACGTAACTGCTTCCCAATCACATCTTCATTACCAAAATACCTGCGGGCAGCCGATGCTGAAATCACTATACTGAAAGGCTGTTTCAGCGCCGTTTCCGGATCTCCCTGCAACAGCGGGAAGGAGAAAAAAATGAAATAACCGGCATCTGTAAACGAGAGGTTGGTCGCTTCTGCTTTGCTCGCAGGATCTGCCGGATTCTCGATAACAGCAGTCTCTCCTACGGGACCGCCTACACGTAAAAAACTTTCTACTGCAGCATTCTGGTGTTGTATTGCCCGGGCAGTGCCGAACTTAAAATGATCTATCTGTAATGTATCGTTACTAAGCTTTATCCGCTGATACAGCGCAAAAATCCTGTCTTTATCTTTATGGAAACGATCATAGCTGTATTCATGTGCCACATACAACATGATCAGCATACATACACAAAGCCCCGCTGCCAGTCCACCGATGTTGATGAAGCTGTACAATTTGCTCTTTATCAGATTACGCCATGCAAGTTTTATGTAGTTAAAAAGTAGCATATCATTTAATCGTTCCTGAGATTATTGACGGGATTAACGTCAATCGCTCTCCACGTTTGTGAAAAAATCGTCACCAATGCGATCAGTACCAGTATGCCAAAGCTGCCTAGCATCGGCAAAACACCGACATTCACCCGGTAAGCAAATAATTGCAGGAATAATGCGCTTCCTATATATCCCAGCGGCAATGCTATACAACCGGCAATAATGATCAGTCTGATGTAGTTGCGCGACAACAGCAGCATCAATCCCATAACAGTAGCGCCCAGCACTTTGCGGATACTGATTTCCTTGCGCCTTGTAAAAGAGGTGTAGGCTACTATCCCCAACAATCCCAGCGAGGCTATCATTGTAGTGATGGATACCAGGAAAGACAACATAGCAACCACTTCTCCTCCGCTGGTACGTTCGTATAACTGTTCGTCCATCCAGCCGGCAGTAAACGTTTCGCCCGGATGCATTTCCTGCCATACCGTTTTCACTCCTGCCAGCTGTTGTTCTTCATTCCCTTTTGCCATTGCCAGCTGCAGCTGGTTGAATTCCTGCGGCGCAAAGCGTATGGCGAACGGCTGGATATTTACTTCTATCGGCTGATAGTTAAAATCTTTTACTACGCCTATTACATTCAACTGAACAGTATCAGAAAGCCACAATGCCTTACC
The genomic region above belongs to Chitinophaga sp. 180180018-3 and contains:
- a CDS encoding ABC transporter ATP-binding protein, which gives rise to MIELQKISRYYPVGLGRNFILKDIDLTINEGEFVSIMGPSGSGKSTLLHIMGLLEEPSEGQYLFDGEKVDKMNEKKRTQLHRGAIGFVFQAYHLIDELTVYENIETPLLYKNVSSSERKSRVADVLDRFNMVAKKDLFPNQLSGGQQQLVGIARAIVAEPRVILADEPTGNLHSDQAKVIMQLFKHLNEQDKITIVQVTHSDVNATYGNRIIQLRDGHIYE
- a CDS encoding ABC transporter permease; this encodes MFISYLKIAARNLVKRKLYTLINVTGLAVGIGCFLLLSLYLRNEWTYDRFHEHGKQLYRMRTDYGEKDQPVVHTAMTMNALAPLIKDFSGVKMVSRVYPSASTVRNGDKITTEKQFIYTDPDFFRMFSFPLIAGDPATALNGPDMVVLSASTARRYFGTTDIVGKLLKIDDKSYQVTGVAKDPPANTHLKFDFVASYASLGEKDNWNRPNYLTYVMLADNIPADKLHQQLQGYIKDRFGKVLAAGATLDLVPEALGDLHLHSLAQDGSEQYGDIRYNRILTVVAILLLLVACINFVNLATARSAERSREIGVRKALGAVRGQVFWQFIAESFLITGYALIVGVLIAMILLPSFNNIVGVKLVLDFTTGYWLYALLALIFITTAFVAGTYPAFFLARFRPVQTLKGHTPLGGRRIRKTLVVFQFAASVFFIICTLVVQRQLHYIQHKQLGLDRSGVLVLSGGRFGQQQLAAFKERVLQQAGVQSVSASYDSPVAVGGGYSIGQVEGKRPEFGMNLTAIPVEKDYLRTMGITLLAGSDLTNADIQDVLKAEKDQVYHFFLNESAVKALGWTSETALGKRLVMNGRAGTVKGVMKDFHFASMKLKIEPIIVFPEYNWFGQILVKVSGNNQQVIAAIGKLWNEYQQGIPFEYHFMDEDFNNLYTQEYKTGYIMAGFSTIIILVACLGLFGLVAFTAEQRTREIGIRKVLGASAGSVVLLLSRDFMKLVMIALLIASPLAWYAMQHWLNSFAYNAGMSAGAFLLAGGAAIIIAMATASMQSVKAALRNPVDSLRSE
- a CDS encoding ABC transporter permease, with product MLLFNYIKLAWRNLIKSKLYSFINIGGLAAGLCVCMLIMLYVAHEYSYDRFHKDKDRIFALYQRIKLSNDTLQIDHFKFGTARAIQHQNAAVESFLRVGGPVGETAVIENPADPASKAEATNLSFTDAGYFIFFSFPLLQGDPETALKQPFSIVISASAARRYFGNEDVIGKQLRYNSQYLFQVTGVMADAPSNSSIKADFLLSMASIPGIESLKQFAADAQGVGGMFNVYLKLDAPAHATAVAGNISRQQAADGEPGRSLLVPFTDLHTSPQFNPGFSLRYLKLFPVVAILVLLMALINYMSLSTARATVRAREIGVRKALGAGHKHIARQFYVESALYAVLAFLLALGLCFCGRNWFFNLLQLKTDLRFLFHPTVLTIYAALLLITIVVAGSYPSFVLSRYNPITVLSGKMRKSSGGASVRKVLTVAQFSMATLLIICSIVINRQLYFFRHTNTGISKANILMLPFQSSMGNHYQAYRQQVSELNGVLETGTARYPLYGGLGMWFIQEEAPRPGLALWMMDMDRPLLNMEGLQWKIPPADMTQVGMEEKIVLNEVAVERLGFTSSPVGRYVNLGGNKMEVIGVVKDFHFQSLHSAIAPLGITVQTASSALWGSKSPGCLFVKIAPEQDLPALIAQIRKIYTAYDPAGPFKYNFLDEAFEKMYTAEDRLSGLFDGFTVLTILIAGMGLLGLAAFAAEQRMKEIGVRKVLGASVLQITALLSGEYVRLIIIALAIASPVAGYLMHQWLQQFAYRIHMQPWMFVLSACIAAATALLAIGAQTLKAAVRNPVATLRVE
- a CDS encoding TolC family protein, with translation MKLSRITGMFLIILFANTISAEAQDTWSLKRCVDYALQHNIGVKQQDVQKRLADLTYMQSKLQRIPALSGSANAGYTDGRSASLTDNSYVNQTYFSASGGLNLQGNLFSWFAQQRTIAANRYTAEANSFLLEKARNDLAFNVATAFLQILLNIEQVKVNEENVRLTTSNLENTKKLVIAGSVPESNQADLEAQLASDSTNLVTAKNNVILSILQEKAYLNLGFEIPFEPEVPENIASLPLAPLQEMGPEMVYSAALTNYPQVKSDELMIKSAQKSWQATKSQLYPSLGIQGGLNTYYANNYFDRNNKLIPFNEQIDNTFRKTIGIGMNIPIFNGWQQRTAVAKAKATIQNQELTRDLNRQKLKQDIYTAHANAVAALQKFHSTTTGVMSAQKAYDFATKRFNLGLMNTIDYITTQSKLYQAQTNRVIAQYDYIFKMKLLEFYRDQKISL